A genomic segment from Pseudoalteromonas nigrifaciens encodes:
- a CDS encoding response regulator transcription factor, protein MLQQSAFIKTNLKSSACSYNYQDILRTLRALFNTINMDDALPNVEQRSQYTLYLIDGATHNWHNLVPADLIALARQYNVVIFNVERKAICEKNLLLNHVNGVFYKSTPSEEVFKGLVKINAGELWFTRMILSQAFSDILVATSSFSSLHEGIELKQDDYQHLTKRERSVIHLIAQGASNSVIADKLNISDHTVKTHLYSAFKKTSSRNRVELANWAQRYISVLLPMSKQ, encoded by the coding sequence ATGTTACAGCAATCAGCATTTATAAAAACAAATTTAAAATCATCGGCTTGCTCGTATAATTATCAAGATATTTTAAGAACTCTCCGAGCCTTATTCAACACTATAAATATGGATGATGCACTGCCAAACGTTGAGCAACGTTCACAATATACTTTGTATTTAATTGATGGCGCCACGCATAATTGGCACAACCTTGTACCTGCAGATTTAATCGCTTTAGCGAGGCAGTATAATGTGGTGATATTTAATGTTGAGCGTAAAGCAATATGTGAGAAAAACTTACTACTTAACCATGTTAATGGTGTGTTTTATAAATCGACGCCAAGTGAGGAAGTTTTTAAAGGTTTAGTTAAAATAAATGCAGGCGAATTATGGTTTACTAGAATGATACTCTCCCAAGCATTCAGCGACATTTTAGTTGCGACCTCTTCGTTTAGTAGTTTACACGAAGGCATAGAATTAAAGCAGGACGATTATCAACATTTAACTAAACGAGAGCGTTCAGTTATTCATCTTATCGCGCAGGGGGCGAGTAATAGTGTTATCGCAGATAAATTAAATATTAGCGATCATACAGTCAAAACTCATTTATACAGTGCATTTAAAAAAACAAGTTCTCGTAATAGGGTTGAGCTGGCCAACTGGGCGCAGCGTTACATATCGGTTTTATTACCAATGAGTAAACAATAA
- a CDS encoding CsgG/HfaB family protein: MYKLLITIILLTLTGCTTIGNLIPPSQQKAISLEPTEIFADLKNLPKPMGSIPVSVYSFRDQTGQYKPQTNVSSFSTAVTQGANSILIQALHESDWFTPVEREGLQNILTERKIIRAAQSENPNQADLPPLTTAKIILEGGIISYDTNVKTGGLGMEYFGIGASELYREDAISIYLRAVDVRTGQVLLSVATSKKVLSQEMRAGFFRYVSYKRLAEAEAGYSDNEPMSICVTQAIEKALTDLITKGIDKGLWAKKAS; the protein is encoded by the coding sequence ATGTATAAACTGCTAATAACAATAATATTACTTACTTTAACGGGCTGTACAACGATAGGAAATTTAATTCCGCCATCGCAACAAAAAGCCATAAGTTTAGAGCCTACTGAGATTTTTGCTGATTTAAAAAACTTACCCAAGCCAATGGGCAGCATTCCCGTCTCTGTTTATTCATTTAGAGATCAAACGGGTCAATACAAACCGCAAACGAATGTTAGCTCTTTTTCAACCGCAGTTACTCAAGGGGCTAATTCCATATTAATTCAGGCATTGCATGAATCAGATTGGTTTACACCGGTTGAGCGCGAAGGGTTACAAAACATTCTAACTGAGCGGAAAATCATTCGTGCTGCCCAGTCAGAAAACCCAAATCAAGCCGATTTACCGCCATTAACAACAGCTAAAATTATTTTAGAAGGCGGTATTATTAGTTATGACACCAATGTAAAAACCGGTGGCCTAGGAATGGAGTACTTTGGTATAGGTGCATCTGAATTATATAGAGAAGATGCTATATCTATTTATTTACGTGCCGTAGACGTACGTACAGGGCAAGTATTACTCTCGGTAGCAACCAGTAAAAAAGTATTGAGCCAAGAGATGCGTGCAGGCTTTTTTAGATATGTAAGTTATAAGCGCCTTGCCGAGGCAGAAGCCGGTTATAGTGATAACGAGCCAATGAGTATTTGTGTTACTCAAGCAATTGAAAAAGCACTCACTGATCTTATAACTAAAGGTATTGATAAAGGCTTGTGGGCTAAAAAAGCAAGTTAA
- a CDS encoding curli assembly protein CsgF encodes MNKILLIIITLSFSASATELIYTPINPSFGGNPLNANMLLSKAQAQNKHKAPVIERDYAEQFQDSLQRTYLNRMVREITNMAFGEDSEDSIFNQDSIFMSGDYQIEVITSTTDTITVKITNMLDGTIVIIEVPRFG; translated from the coding sequence ATGAATAAAATACTACTTATAATAATAACTCTAAGCTTTTCAGCTAGTGCAACTGAATTAATTTACACCCCAATTAACCCAAGTTTTGGCGGCAACCCACTCAATGCAAATATGTTGTTGAGTAAAGCTCAAGCGCAAAACAAACACAAAGCACCTGTCATCGAAAGAGATTATGCAGAACAATTTCAAGACTCTTTACAGCGTACTTACCTAAATAGAATGGTCAGAGAAATTACCAATATGGCATTTGGTGAAGACTCTGAAGACAGCATATTTAATCAAGACTCTATATTTATGAGTGGTGACTACCAAATTGAAGTGATCACCAGTACCACAGATACTATTACTGTAAAAATAACAAATATGCTAGATGGCACCATTGTAATCATCGAAGTACCGAGGTTTGGATAA
- a CDS encoding curli production assembly/transport protein CsgE, producing the protein MKNNKSIYISYLLSVLLCFSPAAFANDELEIDGLLLDRSISRFGHQFYYKFSNYWRDLPSTAGFNIEIKETVLPKAGTRLSLIMNNQLIYATYLGRRLEPLDERVEQAVYIVIDAMARSNMAVSSPDMAVNGW; encoded by the coding sequence ATGAAAAATAATAAAAGCATATATATTAGCTACTTACTATCAGTTTTACTGTGCTTCTCACCTGCAGCATTTGCAAATGATGAACTAGAAATAGATGGCTTATTACTCGATAGAAGTATTAGCCGTTTTGGCCATCAGTTTTATTACAAGTTTTCAAACTACTGGAGAGACTTACCTTCAACTGCGGGGTTTAATATTGAAATAAAAGAAACCGTGCTACCTAAGGCTGGCACCAGGCTTTCTTTAATAATGAATAACCAACTTATTTATGCAACTTATTTAGGTCGTAGGTTAGAGCCTCTTGACGAACGCGTTGAACAAGCAGTTTATATTGTAATAGATGCAATGGCTCGCTCAAACATGGCTGTATCGTCTCCCGATATGGCTGTAAACGGATGGTAA
- a CDS encoding curlin, with translation MKLTKSILSCAVAVAMGASFASYANTDTKSASNSEIGTAISVMSASNNMTLIQNNNNNDALLVQVGDNNTMLATIDGNENYTEITQNQTGNYAGVATVGNSNTEEYSQDGVANGLISQVTGDYNSLVVAQEGVGFLVNNEAINIITGDDNTIDVAQGAGGHWFYNLDMQGNANEISAVQTGEWHEAEITSLTGDQNTIDIEQSGVYWNAFTINSLQGNDNDLDIEQDGSRNIATFSDVSGDANELKVEQDGESNAVNFAAIVGSDNEIDLDQEGTSNTADSALFLGNNNEITITQLDTLNSATAELIGDNNELTATQNGFGNEAYMGVIGSDNEFLINQVGDLNAAHLVNFNGTGNDVDVFQNGDENTTVVESSYPNTALTSNDNNIDIMQSGVANETMVTLAGILDSNTNRIDISQTGEINLVDIMVEGSGHSIDISQEGEGNWVTGMDQSAFLIAGEDVSFTVNQIGNDNLVQGGIIGSNNMVSVTQIGDGNTATVTQM, from the coding sequence ATGAAATTAACTAAATCAATTTTAAGCTGCGCAGTTGCAGTTGCAATGGGTGCAAGCTTCGCTTCTTATGCAAATACAGATACTAAATCAGCCTCAAATTCAGAAATAGGTACGGCCATTTCTGTAATGAGCGCATCAAATAACATGACTTTGATACAAAACAACAACAATAACGATGCATTATTAGTACAAGTAGGTGATAACAACACCATGCTTGCTACCATTGATGGTAATGAAAATTACACAGAAATTACGCAAAACCAAACTGGTAATTACGCAGGCGTTGCTACTGTGGGCAATAGTAATACAGAAGAGTATTCTCAAGATGGTGTTGCTAACGGTTTAATCTCGCAAGTAACCGGTGATTACAACTCTTTAGTTGTTGCCCAAGAGGGTGTTGGCTTTTTAGTAAATAACGAAGCTATAAACATTATCACGGGTGACGATAATACGATTGATGTAGCTCAGGGTGCTGGTGGCCATTGGTTTTATAACCTTGATATGCAAGGTAATGCCAACGAAATCAGTGCAGTACAAACTGGTGAATGGCACGAAGCTGAAATAACGTCATTAACCGGTGATCAAAATACTATTGATATTGAGCAATCAGGGGTTTATTGGAACGCATTTACAATCAATTCTTTACAAGGTAATGATAACGACCTTGATATTGAACAAGATGGCTCGCGCAACATAGCAACCTTTAGCGATGTATCGGGTGATGCTAATGAGCTAAAAGTTGAGCAAGATGGTGAATCTAATGCAGTTAACTTTGCTGCTATTGTTGGTAGTGATAACGAAATAGACCTTGATCAAGAAGGTACTAGCAATACAGCAGATTCGGCTCTATTTTTAGGCAATAATAATGAAATTACTATTACTCAGTTAGATACTCTCAACTCAGCTACAGCTGAATTAATTGGTGATAATAACGAATTAACTGCAACTCAAAATGGCTTTGGGAACGAAGCATACATGGGTGTTATTGGTTCAGATAATGAGTTTTTAATTAACCAAGTTGGTGATTTAAATGCCGCACATCTGGTTAACTTTAATGGTACTGGTAACGATGTAGATGTATTTCAAAATGGTGACGAAAATACAACAGTTGTAGAGTCTTCTTACCCTAATACGGCACTAACTTCTAATGATAACAATATTGATATCATGCAAAGTGGTGTAGCAAATGAAACCATGGTTACTCTTGCTGGTATATTAGATAGTAATACAAACCGAATTGATATATCGCAAACCGGTGAAATCAACTTAGTTGACATTATGGTTGAAGGTAGCGGCCATAGCATTGATATTTCACAAGAAGGTGAAGGAAACTGGGTTACAGGTATGGATCAGTCAGCCTTTTTAATTGCTGGAGAGGATGTTTCATTTACTGTTAATCAAATTGGTAACGATAACCTTGTTCAAGGCGGCATAATCGGCTCGAATAACATGGTATCCGTTACGCAAATTGGTGACGGAAATACAGCTACAGTTACGCAAATGTAA
- a CDS encoding S8 family serine peptidase: protein MKTKLSIITLALLPCLAAAKVPDVGVMQQQDAATSDSLIVKYKKNATPAMRKHARSLVRAKISDLNNDEIDDSYTSLLSGRLAKFKVAGMSTKEAIERLKSHQAIEYVEPDYKVSIANVPNDPRFDELWGLHNVGQSGGTVDADIDAPEAWTISIGSRDVVVGVIDTGVDYSHNDLASNMWVNTAEIAGDGIDNDGNGYIDDIYGINAITDSGDPMDDQGHGTHVSGTIGASGNDAIGVVGVNHEVSIVGCKFLAADGTGSTSGAIKCIDYMISLKNSGVNLRVLNNSWGGGGFSQALAEAIDASEAADILFVAAAGNDALDNDLNPHYPSSYEHDSILSVASTDRNDAMSSFSQWGLTSVDLGAPGTAILSTVPGNAYSSYSGTSMATPHVAGAAALALSVNPDLTALELKELLMSSGDANAALQGKTVAGTRLNVNQALIDADPTPGFKLSVSPLSQEITAGESASYTFSVGSIANWDGDVAFALTGNLDSASLSRNTARPGEEVQLVVPTTEETQWGEYEFTVTATSDDRVKESTVKLMVKPMGLNDFTYSSDENIAIPDNAPEGVSSVITIADELTVFNTVADVNISHTWSGDLIVKLISAQGTTITLQNKEGGSSDDIIKSFTSDAFNGEVATGDWALHVQDTAGADTGNINGWSLTLSAIGEVSPQPPRASFSVETQGLTASFTDSSTDANNDITQWQWSFGDGATSTDASPLHAYAVAGSYEVELTVTDSEGNTNASTQTVVVSDVEIELSLKRANKSRLGTMRVELSWQQVGAQSLNVYRNGELVGTTSDNGRYRDYVRGATLPAYDYQVCVTENVCSNIVTVTFN from the coding sequence ATGAAAACAAAATTATCTATTATTACACTTGCACTCCTACCTTGCTTAGCCGCCGCTAAAGTGCCCGATGTTGGTGTGATGCAACAACAAGATGCAGCGACTAGTGATTCTTTAATTGTTAAATATAAAAAAAATGCCACCCCAGCAATGCGAAAGCATGCAAGATCTTTAGTTAGAGCTAAAATTTCAGATTTAAATAATGATGAAATAGATGACAGCTATACCTCATTACTTTCAGGTCGCCTTGCTAAGTTTAAAGTAGCGGGCATGAGCACCAAAGAAGCGATTGAGCGCTTAAAGTCGCACCAAGCCATTGAATATGTAGAACCTGATTATAAAGTTAGTATTGCGAATGTACCCAATGATCCCCGTTTTGATGAACTTTGGGGCTTACATAATGTAGGCCAGTCAGGTGGTACCGTTGATGCAGATATTGATGCTCCAGAAGCATGGACTATTTCTATTGGTAGCCGAGATGTAGTGGTAGGTGTAATCGATACCGGTGTTGATTATAGCCATAATGACCTTGCAAGTAATATGTGGGTAAATACCGCTGAAATTGCAGGAGATGGTATAGATAATGACGGGAATGGTTACATAGATGACATTTATGGTATCAATGCAATTACTGATAGTGGCGATCCAATGGACGACCAAGGGCATGGTACTCATGTGTCAGGGACTATTGGTGCAAGTGGCAATGATGCGATCGGTGTTGTAGGGGTAAACCATGAAGTGTCTATTGTTGGCTGTAAATTTTTAGCTGCTGATGGCACGGGGAGTACTTCTGGGGCAATTAAATGTATTGATTATATGATTAGCCTTAAAAATTCAGGTGTTAACCTTCGTGTGCTAAACAATAGCTGGGGCGGCGGCGGGTTTAGCCAAGCACTTGCTGAAGCGATTGATGCAAGCGAAGCGGCAGATATACTTTTTGTAGCTGCGGCAGGTAACGATGCATTAGACAATGATCTTAACCCTCATTATCCATCAAGCTATGAGCACGATAGTATTTTATCTGTAGCAAGTACAGATCGTAATGATGCTATGTCGAGCTTTTCACAATGGGGCTTAACAAGTGTTGATTTAGGTGCCCCAGGTACTGCCATTTTATCTACTGTGCCAGGAAACGCTTATAGTAGTTACTCAGGCACCTCTATGGCAACGCCTCATGTTGCTGGTGCTGCAGCACTTGCTTTATCAGTTAACCCAGATCTAACAGCGTTAGAATTAAAAGAGTTATTAATGAGTAGCGGCGATGCCAACGCAGCACTACAGGGTAAAACGGTTGCTGGTACACGATTAAATGTAAACCAAGCGCTAATTGACGCAGATCCAACCCCAGGCTTTAAACTCAGCGTTAGCCCTTTGTCACAGGAGATCACTGCGGGTGAGTCAGCAAGCTATACGTTTAGTGTAGGCTCAATTGCCAATTGGGATGGTGATGTTGCGTTTGCATTGACAGGTAATTTAGATTCAGCGTCACTTTCACGAAACACTGCTCGCCCAGGTGAAGAAGTACAGTTAGTAGTACCTACCACTGAAGAGACGCAGTGGGGTGAATATGAGTTTACCGTTACAGCAACGTCGGATGATAGAGTTAAGGAAAGCACTGTAAAATTAATGGTTAAACCTATGGGGTTGAATGATTTTACTTACAGCAGTGATGAAAATATTGCTATTCCTGATAATGCGCCAGAAGGTGTAAGCTCTGTAATTACGATTGCAGATGAGTTAACCGTTTTTAATACAGTTGCCGATGTTAACATTAGTCATACTTGGTCTGGTGATTTAATTGTAAAGCTTATCTCAGCGCAAGGCACTACAATAACGTTACAAAATAAAGAGGGCGGTAGCTCAGACGATATTATTAAAAGCTTCACTTCGGATGCATTTAATGGCGAAGTAGCCACTGGCGATTGGGCATTACATGTACAAGACACTGCCGGTGCTGATACAGGTAATATAAATGGCTGGTCACTTACTTTAAGTGCAATTGGAGAGGTAAGCCCGCAACCACCACGTGCTAGTTTTAGCGTTGAAACACAAGGCTTAACGGCTTCGTTTACCGATAGTAGCACAGATGCTAATAACGATATTACACAGTGGCAGTGGAGCTTTGGTGATGGTGCTACATCAACCGATGCAAGCCCTTTGCATGCTTATGCAGTGGCGGGTAGCTATGAAGTTGAATTAACTGTTACCGACAGCGAAGGCAATACCAACGCATCAACTCAAACTGTAGTAGTGAGTGATGTAGAGATTGAGCTAAGCCTTAAGCGCGCTAATAAATCACGCTTAGGCACAATGCGTGTAGAGCTAAGTTGGCAGCAAGTGGGTGCTCAGTCATTAAATGTATATCGTAATGGCGAGTTAGTAGGCACAACCTCAGATAACGGTCGTTATCGTGATTATGTACGTGGTGCAACACTACCTGCGTACGACTATCAAGTGTGTGTAACTGAAAACGTGTGTTCAAACATAGTGACGGTAACTTTTAACTAA